From Stigmatopora nigra isolate UIUO_SnigA chromosome 17, RoL_Snig_1.1, whole genome shotgun sequence, a single genomic window includes:
- the ccdc39 gene encoding coiled-coil domain-containing protein 39 has protein sequence MAAFAAQALEKGWEQHYALPILNGENKELINEIIGIKRELVRLKNVRETNKEKRQLGNDCLKNVKKELDVTEALCTAKERECTLERDLGAVAEREKGRLQQENTKMENDILNLDEKYKYFEINIVKAREKLEKFRAQMNWDQRALEAFLEESAIKDEDTMAIVKYSHQDEKRIKSLTMALERMTVEASKKRKILDKEMTETLAAQIALDKSMGSLQQAHVETEQIIHQWEKTIQQMKQRDQDMHQCALKLAESNQIIRERNDTLTELINRQESQMNDNKEKEKKLAAGNRQAAKLRLQFKQEEKNFFEMQEEVKTCKALLDRTTSNVHSTRSHIQRMKEEIQNNDEKLAQSIAKNVALDSKLKWVTQNASSEKERAAQMEIFLKEEEQAIKELENQLRERSKELVRCQQNGEDYKRKEKNFMAHIIRSKCTINTLETQLRKQEEYLVKQMMIMNEKDSQLIILDKKLARLQGVVGDSDEKIEMESKIVELLNTLEETKKMSGKMLVKIKESEEDIRYLKKEKDDSASLKEELYNKVSEQKLINNNMEKELKKLRLKKQDHIVEQNISKLEVKRKRDLLFNKANSVVSLEKRQLNVRKAIQERQEEIRVYTQMLKQQLKTTDQERQRIKQELNLKVHKVEASKKHYEVVTFSMAAQENDDDDAVKCQAHYIAKSALEKAELTQKGMCLDNKIRKAQRENKALENTTLLFHISNTGFSTTVSKAKEATPDYQEKYKLEEQIVLAEEKLATKREALEKLRHCLQDINITLKDRLQAKQELEKEVRDIMEFNDSVDEMLITAIKFKPHLQSTLEQHFSQANLHFPSRPGVSAPVSRRSNLVSSSVSARHAAFSVNTQRLSDESDQSVKTVILGQDLP, from the exons ATGGCGGCCTTTGCGGCTCAGGCCCTGGAAAAGGGCTGGGAGCAACACTACGCCTTGCCCATTCTCAACGGCGAAAACAAGGAGCTCATCAATGAG ATCATCGGCATCAAAAGGGAACTGGTCCGACTCAAAAATGTCCGCGAGACcaataaagaaaaaaggcaACTGGGAAACGACTGTCTGAAAAATGTCAAGAAGGAGCTGGATGTCACTGAG GCTCTTTGCACggcaaaagaaagagaatgcaCCCTGGAGAGGGACCTGGGCGCCGTGGCCGAGCGAGAGAAAGGCCGTCTGCAGCAGGAGAACACCAAAATGGAGAACGACATTCTCAATTTGGACGAAAAGTACAAGTATTTTGAG ATCAACATCGTGAAAGCCAGAGAGAAGCTGGAAAAGTTTCGCGCCCAGATGAACTGGGACCAGAGGGCCCTGGAGGCCTTTTTGGAGGAATCGGCCATCAAGGACGAAGACACCATGGCCATCGTCAAGTACTCGCACCAGGACGAGAAGAGGATCAAG TCGCTCACCATGGCCCTGGAGAGGATGACCGTGGAAGCCAGCAAGAAGCGCAAGATCCTGGACAAAGAAATGACAGAAACTCTGGCCGCCCAG ATTGCCTTGGACAAGTCGATGGGCAGTTTGCAACAGGCTCACGTGGAGACGGAGCAGATCATCCACCAGTGGGAGAAGACCATCCAGCAGATGAAGCAACGAGACCAAGACATGCATCAGTGCGCTCTG AAATTGGCCGAGAGCAACCAGATCATCCGAGAGAGAAACGACACTTTGACGGAGCTGATCAACCGGCAGGAGTCGCAGATGAACGACAATaaggagaaagagaagaagtTGGCCGCCGGAAATCGTCAGGCGGCCAAACTGCGGCTGCAATTCAAGCAGGAGGAGAAGAATTTCTTTGAGATGCAGGAGGAG GTGAAAACCTGCAAAGCCTTGCTGGATCGTACCACCTCCAACGTCCACTCCACCAGGTCCCACATCCAGAGGATGAAGGAAGAAATCCAAAATAACGACGAAAA GCTGGCTCAAAGCATAGCCAAAAACGTGGCGCTGGACAGCAAGCTGAAATGGGTGACCCAGAACGCCTCCAGCGAGAAGGAGCGAGCGGCCCAGATGGAAATATTTCTCAAAGAGGAAGAGCAAGCCATCAAG GAACTGGAGAACCAGCTGCGGGAACGCAGCAAGGAGCTGGTCCGCTGTCAGCAGAACGGTGAGGACTACAAGAGGAAGGAGAAGAACTTCATGGCGCACATAATCCGCAGCAAATGCACCATCAACACCTTGGAGACGCAGCTCCGGAAACAGGAGGAGTATTTGGTCAAGCAGATGATGATCATGAACGAGAAG GACTCCCAGTTGATCATCTTAGATAAAAAACTAGCTCGACTGCAAGGCGTTGTGGGAGACTCGGACGAAAAGATCGAGATGGAGAGCAAGATCGTGGAGCTGCTCAACACCCTGGAGGAGACAAAGAAGATGTCTGGCAAGATGCTGGTGAAAATCAAGGAGTCGGAG GAGGACATCCGCTATTTGAAGAAAGAGAAAGACGATTCGGCCTCGCTGAAGGAAGAGCTCTACAACAAAGTGTCCGAGCAGAAACTCATCAATAACAACATggaaaaggagttgaaaaagctACGGCTGAAGAAGCAG GACCACATCGTGGAGCAGAACATCTCCAAGCTGGAGGTGAAGAGGAAGCGGGATCTCCTCTTCAACAAGGCCAACAGCGTGGTGTCCTTGGAGAAGAGGCAACTCAACGTGAGGAAGGCCATCCAGGAGAGGCAGGAAGAGATCCGGGTCTACACGCAAATGCTCAAACAGCAGCTGAAAACCACTGACCAGGAGAGACAGAGAATAAA GCAGGAACTCAACCTCAAGGTTCACAAGGTGGAGGCCTCCAAGAAACATTACGAGGTGGTGACCTTCAGCATGGCGGCCCAAGaaaacgacgacgacgacgccgtCAAGTGTCAAGCTCACTACATCGCCAAG TCGGCGCTGGAGAAGGCGGAGCTGACGCAGAAAGGCATGTGCTTGGATAACAAAATCCGCAAGGCGCAGCGAGAGAACAAAGCTCTGGAGAACACCACCTTGCTATTTCACATCAGCAACACGGGATTTAGCACCACCGTCTCCAAAGCCAAAGAAGCCA CTCCCGATTATCAGGAAAAATACAAGCTGGAGGAGCAGATCGTGCTGGCTGAGGAGAAGCTGGCCACCAAGAGGGAAGCGCTGGAAAAGCTCCGGCATTGCCTGCAG GACATCAACATCACCCTGAAGGATCGACTCCAGGCCAAACAAGAATTGGAGAAGGAAGTGAGGGACATCATGGAGTTTAACGACTCTGTGGACGAGATGCTGATTACCGCCATCAAGTTCAAACCTCACCTCCAAAGCACCTTGGAGCAACATTTTAGCCAG GCCAACCTGCATTTTCCCAGCCGCCCCGGCGTCAGCGCCCCCGTCAGCCGCAGGTCCAACCTGGTCAGCAGCTCCGTTTCAGCCAG gcacGCCGCATTCTCGGTCAACACCCAGAGGCTTTCCGACGAATCCGACCAGTCTGTAAAGACTGTCATTCTGGGCCAGGATCTGCCCTGA